One region of Roseimicrobium gellanilyticum genomic DNA includes:
- a CDS encoding delta-60 repeat domain-containing protein, producing MSAVAGQWSAMRCTNRRLQVLLQIFLMLVVRTAAVTAQSGALDLTFGSDGFVMTPFAAIQKTSFNSQRTKLKVPIALYPYCFGLYGAVQNDGKIIVICDNRVGYNFGEYIIAMARYEPSGELDTTFGVGGKVTFSSGAERREACVGLEILSDGHIMVSGRSVPLGKTPANSSDGEILLLKYKPDGSPDPGFGENGVKMCKYGHPGDGKFFHRTFKAQPDGRLLVAGGTFTESNKATTSVARFTPDGVLDPAFGNAGRAPVPLPNNGKLVVDDAISLPDGKCLVAGWLHFGKFTLDASTRPFVYSALLCLNGDGSIDTNFGKDGRVAMAMGGLNSFDNRLALQGDGKIIVATKCGPHSASNSGQSIGLFRYLPNGMLDDTFGRGGKVTAYFPRVHAVSEALVLGDGRIAVAGEVEGCFALTLFLPNGAPDVSFGKSGLMTYEPADWAESKANQAARRNKMSDPVSMQVGGALLQKDGKIVIFGSIPLKNSSRVLGMVRINVK from the coding sequence GTGAGTGCGGTCGCGGGCCAATGGTCGGCGATGCGTTGCACAAACCGGCGGCTCCAGGTCCTGCTCCAGATCTTCCTGATGCTCGTTGTTCGGACGGCGGCTGTTACGGCTCAGTCTGGGGCTCTCGACCTTACTTTTGGCTCGGATGGGTTCGTGATGACACCGTTTGCAGCCATCCAGAAAACGTCCTTCAATAGTCAGCGTACAAAACTGAAGGTGCCCATCGCATTGTATCCATACTGTTTTGGGTTGTATGGGGCGGTGCAGAATGACGGGAAGATCATTGTGATTTGCGACAACCGTGTCGGGTACAATTTTGGGGAGTATATCATCGCCATGGCCCGCTATGAGCCCAGTGGTGAACTGGACACCACTTTTGGAGTCGGGGGCAAGGTCACATTCTCCTCGGGCGCAGAACGAAGGGAGGCGTGTGTTGGTTTGGAGATTCTAAGTGATGGCCACATCATGGTTTCGGGACGTTCGGTTCCTTTAGGAAAGACTCCGGCCAACAGCAGCGATGGAGAGATACTCCTGCTCAAATACAAACCCGACGGATCGCCGGATCCAGGCTTTGGGGAAAATGGTGTGAAGATGTGCAAATATGGACATCCTGGTGACGGCAAGTTTTTTCACCGCACCTTCAAAGCGCAGCCCGACGGCAGGCTTCTGGTGGCGGGAGGCACCTTCACGGAATCCAACAAGGCCACCACGAGCGTGGCTCGATTTACACCAGATGGAGTGTTGGATCCGGCATTCGGCAATGCAGGCAGGGCGCCAGTGCCACTGCCCAACAATGGAAAACTGGTGGTGGACGACGCAATCTCGCTTCCGGATGGCAAATGCCTGGTAGCTGGTTGGTTGCACTTTGGAAAGTTTACCTTAGACGCCTCTACACGCCCGTTTGTGTATTCGGCGCTTCTGTGCCTCAATGGCGATGGGAGCATCGATACCAACTTCGGCAAGGACGGCAGGGTGGCCATGGCCATGGGAGGGCTGAACTCGTTCGACAACCGCCTTGCGCTGCAGGGTGACGGCAAAATCATCGTGGCAACCAAGTGCGGCCCTCACAGTGCGTCGAATTCAGGCCAGTCCATCGGTTTGTTCCGCTATCTTCCGAACGGCATGCTTGACGATACCTTTGGTCGTGGAGGGAAGGTGACCGCCTATTTCCCAAGGGTTCATGCGGTGTCGGAAGCTCTCGTCTTGGGGGATGGGCGCATTGCCGTAGCTGGCGAGGTTGAGGGATGTTTTGCACTGACGTTGTTCCTGCCCAATGGAGCGCCCGATGTGAGCTTCGGAAAGTCAGGACTCATGACGTATGAACCTGCGGATTGGGCAGAGTCGAAGGCAAACCAAGCTGCCAGAAGAAACAAGATGAGTGACCCAGTTTCGATGCAAGTGGGCGGGGCATTGCTTCAAAAAGATGGGAAGATTGTGATCTTTGGTTCCATTCCCTTGAAGAATAGTTCGCGTGTTCTTGGGATGGTGCGGATAAACGTAAAGTAA
- a CDS encoding ribonucleoside-diphosphate reductase subunit alpha: MISRHLIDEDRALKRLANLSKELRPHFDWRGLASGCAELLEPGMEVEVDGMRRPFDMGEIADTVGNALADLQLSRKKQDEIYTERNRDLVRTIALTVADELARRTRETELRDQQGAPVLRSEEIYRIIERTLVRYNQHDLARSVVTRMQSHIPTHNTSNPQPVMVPTKVIRRNGEAVPWNQSKIESAVRKAFLSLEVNSEPAVAIADAVSRRMSDEARQFVHIEDLQDVVQEELMRQGHFKVAAAYIAYRTHRKEMRRTEEESSEQQQLQLGGDTQQDSFILVRSTDGSSVLWDGLDLRKRMDYALLGLDVCLTREEIEVELRRSFAAEMSKEDLKKTIILNARTLISHDADFAKFAARILLTYIYEEVLGWDIVKDGIEALPLFHRRALRRNLQRGVEIERLDPRLLNYDLDRLAEALDPAADLDFDFLGISSLYDRYLIVDKKVKPSRRLETPQLFWMRVAMGLFLQEKSEAVTKVINLYSLYKSRRFCSSTPTLFNAGTLHSQLSSCYLYKVDDNIESIMIRGIAENAFLSKWAGGLGGSWTSVRGTGGYIKGTNGESQGVIPFLKLHNDQLVAVNQGGKRKGSGCAYLETWHNDVEDFLHLHDQTGDLRRRTFDMNTANWIPDLFMKRMEARQEWTLFRSNDVPELHELYGRAFESKYVEYEEKAAKGEIYGKKIPALDLWKSMLKLLFQTGHPWITFKDPCNVRSPQDHVGVIHSSNLCTEITLNTSADETAVCNLGSVVLENHLTDSGDIDHTKLRETIRMAVRALDNVIDINFYPTEAARRANTRHRPIGLGVMGLQYALYRKGVPFGSEEGVAFNDEIMEAVAYYAYEASSDLAAERGTYSSYEGSKWSRGLLPQDTVDLLEEERGVAIEVPRGGKMDWKPVREKIAKQGMRNSNVIAIAPTATISNIMGSSPCIEPLYKNLFGKENLGGAYLMLNPYLVKDLKKIGLWNNDMRESLILSNGELEPMDNVPVALKKRYATAFAIDAEYVLDAAARRQKWIDQSQSTNLWYSAVDLATLSRIYRGAWRKGLKTTYYLRTLSATNIEASSVVKEKELRGVIAQAGGSAAAPAAQGKSASPTGNAAADPAEYAAWLAAQRDKAINGKECEACT, encoded by the coding sequence ATGATTTCCCGCCACCTGATTGATGAAGACAGGGCGCTCAAGCGCCTTGCCAACCTGTCCAAGGAACTGCGTCCGCACTTTGACTGGCGCGGGCTTGCGAGCGGCTGCGCCGAGCTTCTGGAGCCCGGCATGGAGGTGGAGGTGGACGGCATGCGCCGCCCCTTCGACATGGGAGAAATTGCTGATACTGTGGGCAATGCGCTCGCGGACCTCCAGCTCTCCCGCAAAAAGCAGGACGAAATCTACACCGAGCGGAACCGCGACCTCGTCCGCACCATCGCCCTGACCGTGGCGGATGAACTGGCCCGCCGCACCCGTGAGACCGAGCTGCGCGACCAGCAGGGCGCTCCGGTGCTCCGCTCCGAGGAAATCTACCGCATCATCGAGCGCACCCTCGTTCGTTATAATCAGCATGACCTTGCACGCAGTGTCGTGACCCGCATGCAAAGCCATATCCCCACTCATAATACCTCCAATCCCCAGCCCGTGATGGTTCCGACCAAGGTCATCCGGCGCAATGGCGAGGCCGTGCCGTGGAACCAGAGCAAGATTGAGTCCGCGGTGCGCAAGGCCTTCCTCTCCCTGGAAGTGAACTCCGAGCCCGCCGTGGCCATCGCCGATGCCGTGAGCCGCCGCATGTCCGATGAGGCGCGCCAATTCGTGCACATCGAGGACCTGCAGGACGTGGTGCAGGAGGAACTCATGCGCCAGGGCCACTTCAAGGTGGCTGCCGCCTACATCGCCTACCGTACGCACCGCAAGGAAATGCGCCGCACCGAGGAGGAATCCTCCGAGCAGCAGCAGCTCCAGCTCGGTGGCGATACCCAGCAGGACAGCTTCATCCTCGTGCGCTCCACGGATGGCTCCAGCGTCCTCTGGGATGGCCTGGACCTCCGCAAGCGCATGGACTACGCGCTGCTCGGTCTCGATGTCTGCCTCACCCGCGAAGAGATCGAAGTGGAACTCCGCCGCTCCTTCGCTGCGGAAATGTCCAAAGAGGACCTGAAGAAGACCATCATCCTGAATGCGCGCACGCTCATCAGCCATGATGCGGACTTCGCCAAATTCGCCGCGCGCATCCTGCTCACCTACATCTATGAAGAGGTGCTCGGCTGGGACATCGTGAAGGATGGCATCGAAGCTCTGCCACTCTTCCATCGCCGCGCCCTGCGCCGCAATCTGCAGCGCGGTGTGGAGATCGAGCGCCTCGACCCCCGCCTGCTGAACTATGATCTCGACCGCCTCGCAGAAGCCCTCGACCCGGCGGCGGACCTCGACTTCGACTTCCTCGGCATCAGCTCGCTCTATGATCGCTACCTGATCGTGGACAAGAAGGTGAAGCCCTCCCGCCGTCTCGAAACGCCCCAGCTCTTCTGGATGCGCGTGGCCATGGGCCTCTTCCTCCAGGAGAAGAGCGAGGCGGTGACGAAGGTCATCAATCTCTACTCCCTCTACAAGAGCCGCCGCTTCTGCTCCAGCACGCCGACCCTCTTCAATGCCGGCACGCTGCACTCCCAGCTTTCCTCCTGCTACCTGTACAAGGTGGATGACAACATCGAGTCCATCATGATCCGCGGCATCGCGGAGAATGCCTTCCTCAGCAAGTGGGCGGGCGGCCTCGGTGGTTCCTGGACTTCCGTGCGTGGTACCGGTGGCTACATCAAGGGCACCAACGGGGAATCCCAGGGTGTCATCCCCTTCCTCAAGCTGCACAATGACCAGCTCGTGGCCGTGAACCAGGGTGGCAAGCGCAAGGGCTCCGGCTGCGCCTACCTCGAAACGTGGCACAACGACGTGGAGGACTTCCTTCACCTGCATGACCAGACCGGTGACCTCCGCCGCCGCACGTTCGACATGAACACGGCGAACTGGATTCCTGACCTCTTCATGAAGCGCATGGAGGCCCGCCAGGAATGGACCCTCTTCCGCAGCAATGACGTGCCCGAGCTGCACGAGCTCTACGGCCGCGCCTTCGAATCGAAGTACGTGGAGTATGAAGAGAAGGCCGCCAAGGGTGAGATCTACGGAAAGAAGATTCCCGCGCTCGACCTGTGGAAGAGCATGCTGAAGCTCCTCTTCCAGACCGGCCATCCCTGGATCACCTTCAAGGACCCGTGCAACGTCCGCAGCCCGCAGGACCACGTGGGTGTGATCCACAGCTCGAACCTGTGCACCGAGATCACGCTCAACACGAGCGCCGATGAAACCGCCGTGTGCAACCTCGGCTCCGTGGTGCTGGAAAATCACCTCACCGACTCCGGTGACATCGACCACACCAAGCTGCGCGAGACCATCCGCATGGCCGTGCGTGCGCTGGACAACGTGATCGACATCAACTTCTACCCCACGGAAGCCGCGCGCCGTGCGAATACCCGCCACCGCCCCATCGGTCTCGGTGTCATGGGTCTGCAATACGCGCTCTATCGCAAGGGTGTGCCCTTCGGCTCGGAAGAAGGCGTGGCCTTCAACGACGAGATCATGGAAGCCGTGGCCTACTACGCCTACGAAGCCTCCAGCGACCTCGCCGCGGAGCGTGGCACCTACTCCAGCTACGAAGGCAGCAAGTGGTCCCGTGGTCTGCTTCCGCAAGACACCGTGGACCTCCTCGAAGAGGAGCGCGGCGTGGCCATCGAAGTGCCTCGCGGCGGCAAGATGGACTGGAAGCCGGTGCGTGAGAAGATTGCCAAGCAGGGCATGCGCAACAGCAACGTCATCGCCATCGCTCCGACCGCAACCATCTCGAACATCATGGGCAGCAGCCCGTGCATCGAGCCCCTGTACAAGAACCTTTTCGGCAAGGAGAACCTCGGCGGCGCCTATCTCATGCTCAATCCTTACCTCGTGAAGGATCTGAAGAAGATTGGCCTGTGGAATAACGACATGCGCGAATCGCTCATCCTTTCCAATGGTGAGCTGGAGCCCATGGACAACGTGCCCGTCGCGCTGAAGAAGCGCTACGCCACCGCCTTCGCCATCGATGCCGAGTACGTCCTCGACGCCGCTGCTCGTCGCCAGAAATGGATCGACCAGAGCCAGAGCACGAACCTGTGGTACTCCGCCGTGGACCTTGCCACGCTGTCCCGCATCTACCGCGGCGCCTGGCGCAAGGGTCTGAAGACCACCTACTACCTCCGCACCCTGAGCGCCACGAACATCGAGGCCTCCTCCGTGGTGAAGGAAAAGGAACTGCGCGGCGTCATCGCCCAGGCCGGTGGCTCAGCCGCCGCCCCTGCTGCCCAGGGCAAGAGCGCCTCGCCCACCGGCAACGCTGCCGCAGACCCCGCCGAGTACGCCGCGTGGCTCGCTGCGCAGAGGGATAAGGCAATCAACGGCAAGGAATGCGAAGCCTGCACGTAG
- a CDS encoding ribonucleotide-diphosphate reductase subunit beta: MEKTYQIGDRKFVLDQDKAEAAYTAKRIINGRKTEAFNLLPLKYKWAYDLYRKMKANHWEPEDISMQKDAEQWRSPNALTETERWIIMMGIGYFSAAEGIVGDNVMHVVRELVTAPELKLVLGRHAHEENIHADSLLYMISSLGINPHECEAMFEQVESIKKKNEFVTRVSHALRRDLDLTQTENKRLLAQNIFVFGQCMEGTQFYGLFGMILSLYRQNKFPGIGQMFRYTLRDESNHIELFRNLFMDLVDENPDIWSPEFRSQLVDIMREAVTLEKEFIRDCLPVGAVGLSADEFEQYIDYIADRRLTGVGLPLLNPGVKNPLPWLIEVMDVKKETNFFEQKVTEYQTRGSLVVGSDDEF; the protein is encoded by the coding sequence ATGGAAAAGACTTACCAAATCGGAGACCGCAAGTTTGTCCTCGACCAGGATAAGGCCGAGGCCGCCTACACGGCCAAACGCATCATCAACGGCCGCAAGACCGAGGCCTTCAATCTCCTTCCCCTCAAATACAAGTGGGCCTACGACCTCTATCGCAAGATGAAGGCCAACCACTGGGAGCCGGAGGACATCAGCATGCAGAAGGACGCCGAACAGTGGCGCTCCCCCAACGCGCTGACCGAGACCGAGCGCTGGATCATCATGATGGGCATCGGCTATTTCTCCGCCGCCGAGGGCATCGTGGGAGACAATGTCATGCACGTGGTGCGTGAGCTGGTCACTGCTCCCGAACTGAAGCTCGTGCTGGGCCGCCACGCCCATGAGGAAAACATCCACGCGGACAGCCTCCTCTACATGATCTCCAGCCTGGGCATCAACCCGCACGAGTGCGAGGCGATGTTCGAGCAGGTGGAGTCCATCAAGAAGAAGAACGAATTTGTCACCCGTGTGTCGCACGCCCTGCGCCGCGACCTCGACCTGACCCAGACAGAGAACAAGCGCCTGCTGGCGCAGAATATCTTCGTCTTCGGCCAGTGCATGGAGGGCACCCAGTTCTACGGCCTGTTCGGCATGATCCTCAGCCTCTACCGGCAGAACAAGTTCCCCGGCATCGGCCAGATGTTCCGCTACACACTGCGGGATGAGAGCAACCACATTGAGCTCTTCCGCAACCTGTTCATGGACCTCGTGGATGAAAATCCCGATATCTGGAGCCCGGAGTTCCGCAGCCAGCTCGTGGACATCATGCGCGAGGCCGTGACGCTGGAGAAGGAGTTCATCCGCGACTGCCTCCCTGTGGGCGCCGTGGGCCTGAGCGCCGACGAATTTGAGCAGTACATCGACTACATCGCTGACCGCCGCCTCACCGGCGTGGGCCTGCCCCTGCTCAACCCGGGTGTGAAGAACCCGCTCCCATGGCTCATCGAAGTCATGGACGTGAAGAAGGAGACGAACTTCTTCGAACAGAAGGTCACCGAGTACCAGACTCGTGGCTCCCTTGTCGTCGGCAGTGACGACGAGTTCTAA
- a CDS encoding PVC-type heme-binding CxxCH protein, translating into MLRPGFLFLLTASVSLSLVCVTFTSPVQGAQTSSKKKSSASSSKSKGKGKTPTSTDAKKKTESTPAPAPAPAPVAPPALPNEEDKPVPVPPLPSQKLQLHKWSGALNVPDPVAVTVDPQGRVYVTQTTRRKVGDLDIREHTQWIPNDVAMESIEQKKAFYHDVLAPGKTLRPRGSLKDHNKDGSIDWKDLTVHTERIYRLEDTDKDGTADKITLFAEGFNTEVTGIAAGILYHDGWVYCTIAPDLWRLRDTNDDGVADEREVVAHGFGHHIAYAGHDMHGLTVGPDGRIYWTIGDKGVNVLTKEGKRVAKPHEGCVLRCEPDGKNFEIFAHGLRNVQEIAFDEHGNLFGVDNDADKTGEKERFVYITEGSDSGWRCTYQYMKGWIPWMDEGLWKPRFAGQPEYITPPLAQGHDGPAGFVFNPGTALAAPWRQGFFGNQFPSGKMNVFRVAPSGASFTVTQDATVNSGVMGIGMSWGPEGKLYLADWMGGYPLDELGAIWTVDDPTGTDSTERQETLTRLREGFSNPEAVEPLAYLGHADQRVRLAAQFEIVKRGEFARLEEVAKNANQPRLARIHALWGLGQGMRAGKVERGSVEGLITALAEDKDLEVRAQLAKVVGDSQNDSSFGAKLLSLLKDRSPRVRFQAAVALGKLQVKEATPELLAQLALNADKDAYLRHALVSGLTGCATTGELAATATHESRSVRLGAVLALRRRADGAVSAFLEDKDAAVATEAARAIHDDESIPAKLPELAASLDSKRVVPDAFTRRVLNANFRIGDTAGAERVVSYALREDAALPVRNEALTLLTLWCTPPPLDRADGRARTLEARDEKAIADVLRPHLDQLMALKDTGLKTLAIQILIAYKLPVEANVAAAAVMEGSAPAETRIGALQLLATQHGGSAELGKTLTALVEGKAQPQAQAQARGKTKTQAQTQPQAQTPETLRIAALEILAREKPEVAIEQAGKLLTSGSTLEKQKCLALLAELKMDAADVVLTREMEQLVAGKCPPSRQLDVLEAVLARSADVAVLKEKLDAFEATRAGAVGTVGAYLECLEGGSSVEGKDIALEHLAANCTACHRFDSKEGSTVGPQLSGIGAQKDRTYLLESLVNPVAQIAPGYGMVSVTLKDGKSYAGVVVKEDAENVELKLADGSVKKIDIAEVTVKTPPISVMPPMSAMLTKRQLRDLVAYLAGLKSGGGSLGSKKVAVKETETGEHEVAEEGKREGGDGKDPGAASSKKEATGKKKKQG; encoded by the coding sequence ATGCTCCGTCCAGGTTTCCTTTTTCTGCTCACGGCTTCGGTATCGCTCTCGCTTGTCTGTGTGACCTTCACCTCCCCGGTGCAGGGGGCGCAGACTTCCTCAAAGAAAAAATCGAGCGCCTCCTCCTCGAAGAGCAAGGGAAAGGGGAAGACTCCGACCTCGACGGACGCGAAGAAGAAGACTGAGTCGACCCCTGCTCCAGCCCCCGCGCCCGCACCTGTGGCGCCGCCCGCGCTGCCGAATGAGGAAGACAAGCCCGTGCCCGTGCCGCCGCTGCCTTCCCAGAAGCTGCAACTGCACAAGTGGTCCGGCGCGCTCAATGTGCCAGACCCGGTGGCAGTCACGGTAGACCCGCAGGGGCGCGTGTACGTGACGCAGACGACGCGCCGCAAGGTGGGAGACCTGGACATCCGTGAGCACACGCAGTGGATTCCCAATGACGTGGCGATGGAGAGCATCGAGCAGAAGAAGGCGTTCTACCATGACGTGCTCGCCCCGGGGAAGACGCTCCGCCCGCGCGGCAGCCTGAAGGACCACAACAAGGATGGCTCCATCGACTGGAAGGACCTCACCGTGCACACTGAGCGCATCTACCGCCTGGAGGACACGGATAAGGACGGCACGGCGGACAAGATCACGCTCTTTGCCGAGGGCTTCAACACGGAGGTCACGGGCATCGCTGCCGGCATCCTGTACCATGACGGCTGGGTGTACTGCACCATCGCGCCGGACCTGTGGCGCCTGCGCGACACGAATGATGACGGCGTGGCGGATGAGCGCGAGGTCGTGGCGCATGGCTTCGGCCACCACATCGCGTATGCAGGCCATGACATGCACGGCCTCACCGTGGGGCCTGACGGGCGCATCTACTGGACCATCGGCGACAAGGGCGTGAACGTCCTCACGAAGGAGGGCAAGCGGGTCGCGAAGCCGCATGAAGGATGCGTGCTGCGTTGCGAGCCGGACGGGAAGAATTTCGAAATCTTCGCCCATGGTCTGCGGAATGTGCAGGAGATCGCCTTCGACGAGCACGGCAATCTCTTCGGCGTGGACAACGATGCGGACAAGACGGGCGAAAAGGAACGCTTCGTCTACATCACCGAGGGCAGCGACTCCGGATGGCGCTGCACCTACCAGTACATGAAGGGGTGGATTCCCTGGATGGACGAGGGCCTGTGGAAGCCGCGCTTTGCCGGGCAGCCAGAGTACATCACCCCGCCACTGGCTCAGGGTCATGATGGTCCTGCGGGTTTTGTCTTTAATCCCGGAACAGCGCTCGCGGCTCCCTGGAGGCAGGGTTTCTTTGGAAACCAGTTCCCGAGTGGGAAGATGAATGTCTTCCGCGTGGCACCGTCCGGGGCGTCCTTCACGGTGACGCAGGATGCGACAGTGAACAGCGGTGTCATGGGCATCGGCATGAGCTGGGGTCCCGAGGGCAAGCTCTACCTGGCTGACTGGATGGGTGGCTATCCGCTGGATGAACTGGGCGCGATCTGGACCGTGGATGACCCCACGGGCACGGACAGCACGGAGCGACAGGAAACGCTGACCCGCCTGCGCGAGGGCTTCAGCAATCCGGAGGCCGTGGAGCCGCTGGCCTACCTCGGGCATGCCGACCAGCGCGTGCGTCTGGCGGCACAGTTTGAGATTGTAAAGCGGGGTGAGTTTGCTCGCTTGGAAGAAGTTGCGAAGAATGCCAACCAGCCGCGTCTCGCCCGCATCCATGCGCTGTGGGGACTGGGCCAGGGCATGCGTGCCGGGAAGGTGGAGCGGGGGAGTGTGGAGGGGCTTATCACGGCTCTGGCGGAGGATAAGGACCTCGAAGTCCGTGCCCAACTCGCGAAGGTGGTGGGAGACTCGCAAAACGATAGTTCGTTTGGCGCGAAGCTCCTTTCTTTGCTGAAGGACCGCAGCCCGCGCGTGCGCTTTCAAGCGGCCGTCGCATTGGGCAAGCTGCAGGTGAAAGAGGCCACGCCAGAACTGCTGGCCCAACTCGCCCTCAATGCCGACAAGGATGCGTACCTGCGCCACGCGCTGGTGAGCGGCCTGACGGGCTGCGCGACCACCGGGGAACTGGCGGCGACGGCGACGCACGAGTCCCGTTCCGTGCGACTGGGTGCGGTGCTGGCGTTGCGTCGCCGGGCAGATGGGGCGGTTTCGGCGTTCCTTGAGGATAAAGATGCAGCGGTCGCTACCGAGGCGGCGCGGGCCATTCATGACGATGAGTCCATTCCTGCCAAGTTGCCCGAGCTGGCGGCTTCTTTGGATTCAAAGCGAGTCGTTCCTGATGCGTTTACCCGTCGTGTGCTGAATGCAAATTTCCGCATCGGTGACACCGCGGGAGCGGAACGCGTGGTGAGTTATGCCCTCCGTGAAGATGCCGCGCTCCCCGTGCGGAATGAAGCACTGACCCTTCTCACTCTCTGGTGCACGCCGCCTCCACTGGACCGTGCGGATGGACGTGCGCGCACGCTCGAAGCTCGCGATGAGAAAGCCATCGCGGACGTGTTGCGTCCCCATCTGGACCAGCTCATGGCCCTCAAGGATACGGGCCTCAAGACACTGGCCATCCAAATCCTCATCGCCTACAAGTTGCCGGTTGAAGCGAACGTGGCCGCCGCTGCCGTGATGGAAGGCAGTGCGCCAGCGGAGACGCGCATCGGCGCGCTGCAGCTGCTCGCCACCCAGCACGGTGGCTCGGCGGAACTGGGCAAGACCCTGACCGCGCTCGTGGAAGGCAAGGCTCAGCCGCAAGCCCAGGCCCAGGCCCGAGGAAAAACGAAAACTCAAGCCCAGACCCAACCCCAGGCTCAGACTCCGGAGACCCTGCGCATTGCCGCGCTGGAGATTCTGGCCCGGGAAAAGCCAGAGGTCGCCATCGAGCAGGCCGGGAAGCTGCTGACCTCCGGATCCACCTTGGAAAAGCAGAAGTGCCTGGCTCTCCTGGCCGAGCTGAAGATGGACGCGGCGGATGTGGTGCTGACCAGGGAGATGGAGCAGCTCGTTGCCGGCAAGTGCCCGCCATCCCGCCAGCTCGATGTCCTGGAAGCCGTACTGGCCCGCTCTGCGGATGTCGCCGTTCTGAAGGAGAAGCTGGATGCCTTTGAGGCGACCCGCGCCGGAGCCGTGGGCACGGTGGGTGCCTATCTTGAGTGCCTGGAAGGTGGCAGCTCGGTGGAAGGCAAGGACATCGCACTGGAGCACCTCGCGGCGAACTGCACGGCCTGCCATCGTTTTGACTCAAAGGAAGGCAGCACCGTGGGCCCGCAGCTCAGCGGTATCGGCGCGCAGAAGGATCGCACGTACCTGCTGGAGTCGCTGGTGAATCCCGTGGCCCAGATCGCGCCGGGTTACGGCATGGTGTCTGTGACGCTGAAGGATGGGAAGTCCTACGCCGGCGTGGTGGTGAAGGAAGATGCCGAGAATGTGGAGCTCAAGCTCGCGGATGGTTCGGTGAAGAAGATTGATATCGCCGAGGTGACCGTGAAGACCCCGCCCATTTCCGTGATGCCGCCGATGAGTGCCATGCTGACGAAGCGCCAGCTCCGCGACCTCGTGGCATACTTGGCGGGCCTGAAAAGTGGTGGTGGCAGCTTAGGCTCGAAGAAAGTCGCCGTGAAGGAAACGGAGACCGGCGAGCATGAGGTGGCGGAGGAGGGGAAGAGGGAAGGTGGTGACGGAAAGGACCCGGGCGCCGCGAGCTCCAAAAAGGAAGCCACTGGCAAAAAGAAGAAGCAAGGATAG